From one Chryseobacterium sp. 3008163 genomic stretch:
- a CDS encoding RNA 2'-phosphotransferase, producing MNEQHKKKLSKFLSYVLRHHPELINLNLDENGWADVDELITKSKRDSYEGFTFEELDEIVQTNEKKRFAFNEDKTRIRASQGHSVEINLALIPQQPPEFLYHGTAQSNIVSILEKGIEKRSRQHVHLSQDKETATRVGMRHGKPVILTIRTQKMFEEGIEFYLSENEVWLTDFVKSKYITHE from the coding sequence ATGAACGAACAACATAAGAAAAAATTAAGCAAATTCCTGAGCTATGTTCTCAGGCATCATCCCGAACTCATCAATTTGAATTTGGATGAAAATGGATGGGCAGATGTTGATGAATTAATCACAAAATCAAAAAGAGATTCTTATGAAGGCTTTACCTTTGAAGAATTAGATGAAATCGTACAAACTAACGAAAAAAAGCGTTTTGCTTTTAATGAAGATAAAACAAGAATCAGAGCCAGTCAAGGACATTCAGTTGAGATTAATCTGGCTTTAATTCCACAACAACCACCTGAATTTTTGTATCACGGAACAGCTCAAAGTAATATCGTATCCATTTTAGAAAAAGGTATTGAAAAAAGAAGCCGACAACATGTTCATTTAAGTCAAGATAAAGAAACCGCTACCAGAGTAGGAATGCGCCACGGAAAACCGGTTATTCTAACGATCAGAACACAAAAAATGTTTGAAGAGGGAATTGAATTTTATCTTTCGGAAAACGAGGTTTGGCTGACGGATTTTGTGAAGTCGAAATATATCACTCATGAGTAA
- a CDS encoding cupin-like domain-containing protein, whose protein sequence is MGVILKPIDIVDDITQEEFREKYLIPRKPVVIKNMAKKWPAYQKWTMDYVKEVVGDIIVPLYDSAKADPSAPINTPTTEMKFADYIDLIQREPTDLRIFFFDPIKHASKLLDEYIPPKELMGGFLDKYPGMFFGGQGSVTFLHFDIDLAHIFHTHFNGRKHVLLFEYKWKDRLYKLPYTTYALEDYDISNPDFEKFPALDGVEGIECFLEHGDTLFMPTGWWHWMKYLDGSFSISLRAWDKSWAVKANSLWNLTVQRNFDNFMKGRYKKRYMDWKEKKAVERANYALKKGLPKR, encoded by the coding sequence ATGGGGGTTATTCTAAAACCTATAGATATTGTTGATGATATTACTCAAGAAGAGTTCCGCGAGAAATACCTGATCCCAAGAAAACCGGTAGTGATAAAAAATATGGCCAAAAAATGGCCAGCCTATCAAAAATGGACGATGGATTATGTGAAAGAAGTGGTAGGAGACATTATCGTTCCTCTTTATGACAGCGCAAAGGCTGATCCTTCGGCTCCCATCAATACACCGACTACCGAAATGAAATTTGCAGATTATATAGATCTCATCCAAAGAGAACCTACTGATCTTCGAATTTTCTTTTTCGACCCAATCAAACACGCTTCAAAATTACTTGATGAGTATATCCCACCGAAAGAACTGATGGGTGGTTTTTTGGATAAATATCCGGGAATGTTTTTTGGAGGTCAAGGTTCTGTAACTTTTTTACATTTCGATATCGATTTAGCTCATATTTTCCACACCCATTTTAACGGAAGAAAACATGTTTTGCTTTTCGAATACAAATGGAAAGACAGGTTGTATAAACTTCCTTATACTACGTATGCATTGGAGGATTATGACATTTCTAATCCTGATTTTGAAAAATTTCCGGCATTGGACGGTGTAGAAGGAATTGAGTGTTTTCTAGAACACGGCGACACTTTGTTTATGCCAACAGGATGGTGGCACTGGATGAAATATCTGGATGGAAGTTTCTCTATTTCGCTTCGTGCATGGGACAAATCATGGGCGGTGAAAGCCAATTCTTTGTGGAATCTGACCGTTCAGAGAAATTTTGATAATTTCATGAAAGGTCGTTACAAAAAACGCTACATGGACTGGAAAGAGAAAAAAGCCGTTGAAAGAGCCAATTATGCTTTGAAAAAAGGGTTACCTAAAAGATAG
- a CDS encoding GLPGLI family protein, giving the protein MKNLFSILFIAIFTIANAQEAKESSNRFFYELTFKPKKDSAKLDKVITVLDITDKNRSVYQDYTVISQDSITKVEIETMQKAGVYKDLSKSLKTPKFSARIHKFYPSMKVEYVDKVANGMTPVNIAYTEDLKFNWKILNDKQKIGEYNTQKATTEYGGRTWTAWFSSDIPFQDGPYKFSGLPGLIVKIEDADKNYSWVLQGNKK; this is encoded by the coding sequence ATGAAAAATTTATTTTCAATACTATTTATCGCAATTTTCACAATTGCTAACGCACAAGAAGCCAAAGAAAGCTCAAACCGTTTCTTTTATGAGCTTACTTTCAAACCAAAAAAAGATTCTGCCAAGCTTGATAAAGTAATTACTGTGTTGGATATTACAGACAAAAACAGATCTGTTTATCAGGATTACACAGTGATTTCTCAAGATTCTATCACAAAAGTAGAAATTGAAACAATGCAAAAAGCAGGGGTATACAAAGACCTTTCAAAATCTCTTAAAACACCGAAGTTTTCAGCAAGAATTCATAAATTCTATCCAAGCATGAAAGTTGAATATGTAGATAAAGTAGCCAACGGAATGACTCCGGTAAACATCGCTTACACTGAAGATTTGAAATTTAACTGGAAAATATTAAATGATAAACAGAAAATTGGTGAATACAATACCCAAAAAGCAACCACAGAATATGGTGGAAGAACTTGGACAGCTTGGTTTTCTTCAGACATTCCCTTTCAGGATGGACCTTATAAGTTCAGTGGACTTCCTGGTTTGATTGTAAAAATTGAAGATGCCGACAAAAATTACTCTTGGGTACTACAGGGAAATAAAAAATAA
- a CDS encoding TonB-dependent receptor, translating into MNRKISLFLMVFFSVIAFAQKTVSGKITDEDGVAIPSASVTVEEPGKDAILAYGITNSKGEYKVTFTSAESNVDLKVKAFNQKPLTKQISNSDQTLTFKMQSEATEIKEVQLKTKMITSRGDTIAYDLKAFDSKNDRTLADVMKKIPGIEVNADGSILYQGNAINKFYVNGKDLMEGGYGTINNSLPKDAVQKVEVLENHQPVKMLQGKIPSDAAAINIKLKNSVTMTGRGEVASGFGDPWLWNVKLTPMFFGQKSQWVVNYKTNNVGEQVENEGNILGSYNQWEGRRGNASQNNWLSVENASVPNLPVRRYLFNNVHYLSANYLTNIDKKKEWELKVNANYTNNAVERESTTNVNDFQQNTSYGYSFLNNFYTDKLKGELIFTKNAKKGFFKNVTTFSQFWNADRSNANRYDNIAGNRFGSEAVQSPTSSFQNSLSTIIPWKEKMVNLKSYINYQDDSQTLQITPANYLQIPFRATPTGPLTTIPFAPGSMALQNYRMKTLDTSHSANISFTTKGWTFTPEVGVDFSTDNLTTNFDGATTGSTPDFGSSLYENSLKFTEFKPFASVGINYKSDAWSIFSSLPVNFNNIKAEDPSRSVNKTLSRTTFTPNLFAQYSFASFFKASVNGNISNNFGDIQTAYAGYILTSPGGFNVMNAQNPIPQTTTKSLGGRLEYRNPLNNLFFNAGYRISDAKNNLLASSSVNASGFSVIEYIERENKRETNTLYGEVGKYFPKFKTNASVTFNQGTTISQSIRNNDLLDNKNLSNALGFKFNNTYFSWMSVDFNFSKTWSNRTNGILQGDLGKAEGYTHNLNVFLYPLENHTLGFYWDQINSSQANEEYKNGFFDLSYQYSWASKKVDFELKWMNIANRKVFERIDVGDASISQTTMLLRPSQVMLAVKFNFK; encoded by the coding sequence ATGAACAGAAAAATTTCCTTATTTCTCATGGTATTTTTCTCAGTCATTGCTTTCGCACAGAAAACAGTTTCCGGGAAGATCACAGATGAAGACGGTGTGGCCATCCCAAGTGCCAGTGTAACGGTAGAAGAGCCCGGCAAAGATGCCATCCTTGCATACGGAATTACCAATTCTAAAGGAGAATATAAGGTGACATTCACTTCTGCAGAATCTAATGTAGACCTGAAGGTTAAAGCTTTTAACCAAAAACCTCTAACAAAACAAATCTCAAACAGCGATCAGACATTAACGTTCAAAATGCAGTCTGAGGCAACAGAAATCAAAGAAGTTCAGCTGAAAACCAAAATGATTACCTCAAGAGGTGATACTATTGCTTATGATCTGAAAGCATTTGACAGCAAAAACGACCGTACTTTGGCTGACGTAATGAAGAAAATTCCGGGAATTGAAGTGAACGCAGACGGTTCTATTCTTTATCAGGGAAATGCCATCAACAAATTCTACGTCAACGGAAAAGATTTAATGGAAGGCGGTTACGGAACGATTAACAATTCGCTTCCAAAAGATGCTGTACAAAAAGTTGAGGTTCTTGAAAATCACCAACCCGTAAAAATGCTTCAGGGGAAAATTCCTTCTGACGCAGCAGCGATCAACATTAAGCTTAAAAACTCAGTAACGATGACCGGTCGAGGTGAAGTTGCAAGCGGTTTTGGAGACCCTTGGCTTTGGAATGTGAAACTAACACCTATGTTTTTTGGTCAGAAAAGCCAATGGGTAGTTAACTATAAGACAAACAATGTTGGTGAACAGGTAGAAAACGAAGGAAATATATTGGGAAGTTATAATCAATGGGAAGGCAGAAGAGGAAATGCTTCGCAGAATAATTGGCTAAGTGTAGAAAATGCAAGTGTACCTAATCTTCCGGTAAGAAGGTATTTATTTAATAATGTTCATTACTTATCAGCAAATTATTTAACAAATATTGATAAGAAAAAAGAATGGGAATTGAAGGTTAACGCCAACTATACCAACAATGCCGTAGAAAGAGAATCCACTACAAATGTAAATGACTTTCAGCAAAACACATCTTATGGATACAGTTTCTTAAACAACTTTTATACAGACAAATTAAAAGGAGAATTAATTTTCACTAAAAATGCTAAAAAAGGTTTTTTCAAAAACGTAACTACTTTCTCACAATTCTGGAATGCAGATCGATCTAATGCAAATAGATATGATAATATTGCAGGTAACAGATTTGGAAGCGAGGCAGTGCAATCACCTACATCATCTTTTCAGAACTCATTGAGTACGATTATTCCATGGAAAGAGAAAATGGTTAATTTAAAATCTTATATTAACTATCAGGATGATTCTCAAACATTGCAGATTACTCCGGCAAATTATCTTCAAATACCTTTCAGAGCAACTCCTACAGGTCCACTTACGACGATTCCTTTTGCTCCTGGAAGTATGGCATTGCAAAATTACAGAATGAAAACTTTAGACACTTCACATTCTGCAAACATTAGCTTCACTACAAAAGGATGGACTTTTACACCGGAAGTTGGTGTAGATTTTTCAACTGACAACCTGACAACAAACTTTGATGGTGCTACTACAGGATCAACTCCTGATTTTGGAAGTTCGCTTTATGAAAACAGCTTAAAGTTCACAGAATTTAAGCCTTTTGCTTCAGTTGGTATTAACTATAAATCTGATGCATGGAGCATATTTTCTAGTCTACCCGTAAATTTTAATAATATAAAAGCTGAAGATCCTTCTAGAAGTGTTAATAAAACTTTGAGTAGAACTACTTTCACACCCAATCTATTTGCTCAATATTCTTTTGCATCTTTCTTTAAAGCAAGTGTAAACGGAAATATCAGCAACAACTTTGGAGACATTCAAACTGCTTATGCAGGGTATATTCTTACAAGTCCTGGTGGATTTAACGTAATGAATGCTCAAAATCCAATTCCTCAAACAACTACAAAAAGCTTAGGGGGAAGATTAGAGTATAGAAATCCACTAAATAACTTATTCTTTAACGCCGGTTACAGAATAAGTGACGCTAAAAATAACTTATTGGCTTCAAGTTCAGTAAATGCTTCAGGATTTAGTGTTATTGAATATATTGAGAGAGAAAACAAAAGAGAAACGAATACTTTATACGGGGAAGTTGGAAAATATTTTCCAAAATTCAAAACAAATGCATCCGTTACGTTTAATCAAGGGACAACAATATCTCAGTCTATAAGAAATAATGATCTTTTAGATAATAAGAATTTATCAAATGCTTTAGGATTCAAATTCAACAATACCTATTTCTCTTGGATGAGCGTTGATTTCAATTTCTCTAAAACTTGGAGCAACAGAACCAATGGAATCTTACAGGGAGATTTAGGTAAAGCGGAAGGTTATACGCACAACTTAAATGTATTCCTTTATCCATTAGAAAACCATACATTAGGATTCTATTGGGATCAAATCAATTCAAGTCAGGCAAATGAAGAATATAAAAACGGATTCTTTGATTTGTCTTACCAATACAGCTGGGCAAGCAAAAAAGTTGATTTTGAATTGAAATGGATGAATATTGCAAACAGAAAAGTATTTGAAAGAATAGACGTTGGCGATGCTTCAATAAGCCAGACGACAATGTTATTAAGACCAAGCCAAGTGATGCTGGCAGTAAAATTCAACTTCAAATAA
- a CDS encoding ferrous iron transport protein A, whose protein sequence is MKDNYLQTLSNFPKNKLGKILGYDNDHLKMPNKIIEMGLLPETVFRILYQAPFNGPLYVEFGEEKSRIALRREEGEFIIVEDWN, encoded by the coding sequence TTGAAAGATAACTATTTACAAACATTAAGCAACTTTCCTAAGAACAAACTTGGGAAAATTTTGGGCTATGACAATGATCATTTGAAGATGCCCAACAAAATTATAGAAATGGGGCTTTTGCCTGAAACTGTTTTCAGAATTCTGTACCAGGCACCTTTCAACGGTCCTCTTTACGTGGAGTTTGGCGAAGAAAAAAGCCGGATTGCACTGCGTAGAGAAGAAGGCGAGTTTATCATTGTAGAAGATTGGAATTAA
- a CDS encoding DinB family protein, whose protein sequence is MDPLKQFRDELETEYQTTKKFFEIYPEDKNEYSPHPKSMKMAHLATHIGEIFGWAGFMLNSSEIDLAQGGMQPKLLTTKEDLLKVLEDNYKSSEEALEKAKEEDLEPNWSLKNDGHTLSSWTKYGAIRHSLSQITHHRAQLGVYYRLNDIQLPGSYGPTADLQDF, encoded by the coding sequence ATGGACCCATTAAAACAATTCAGAGATGAACTCGAAACCGAGTATCAGACGACAAAGAAGTTTTTTGAAATCTATCCAGAAGACAAAAATGAGTACAGTCCGCATCCTAAAAGCATGAAAATGGCACATCTTGCGACCCATATTGGGGAAATTTTTGGTTGGGCAGGTTTTATGCTGAACAGTTCTGAAATAGATCTTGCACAAGGCGGAATGCAGCCAAAACTGCTTACCACAAAGGAAGATTTGCTTAAAGTTTTGGAAGACAATTACAAATCTAGCGAAGAAGCTTTAGAAAAAGCAAAAGAAGAAGATCTTGAACCAAACTGGTCATTAAAAAATGACGGACATACTCTATCTTCATGGACAAAATACGGTGCCATCCGTCACAGTTTGAGTCAAATTACCCATCACCGTGCACAGCTGGGAGTTTATTACCGATTAAATGATATTCAGCTGCCCGGAAGTTATGGCCCTACTGCGGATTTGCAGGACTTTTAG